A single window of Nicotiana tomentosiformis chromosome 1, ASM39032v3, whole genome shotgun sequence DNA harbors:
- the LOC104104871 gene encoding ubiquitin-like protein 5 has product MIEVVLNDRLGKKVKVKCNEDDTIGDLKKLVAAQTGTRADKIRIQKWYNVYKDHITLKDYEIHDGMGLELYYN; this is encoded by the coding sequence ATGATAGAGGTGGTGTTGAACGATCGATTGGGGAAGAAGGTGAAGGTGAAGTGCAACGAAGATGACACCATCGGCGACTTGAAGAAGCTGGTTGCTGCTCAGACTGGTACACGCGCCGACAAGATTCGTATCCAGAAGTGGTACAATGTCTACAAAGACCATATTACCCTCAAGGACTACGAAATTCACGATGGCATGGGCCTTGAGCTCTACTACAACTAA